A window of the Hordeum vulgare subsp. vulgare chromosome 5H, MorexV3_pseudomolecules_assembly, whole genome shotgun sequence genome harbors these coding sequences:
- the LOC123452095 gene encoding glycosyltransferase BC10-like yields the protein MTSPVTTHASPFLLSLLLLLSIPVVFLLAPRLLPPKTLPAIPDADESDDLALFRRAILSSSSAKPATTSYFFHRRPRPKVAFLFLTNSDIVFSPLWEKYFHGHGQLFNLYVHADPYSVLELPPTPTFRGRFVAAKATQRASPTLISAARRLLATALLDDPSNQFFALLSQSCIPLHPFPTLYNALVSDNAGPHGHHRSFIEIMDNTSILHDRYYARGDEVMLPEVPYGQFRAGSQFFVLTRRHAIMVVRDMRLWKKFKLPCLIKRRDSCYPEEHYFPTLLDMQDPAGCTKYSLTRVNWTDQVEGHPHTYHPGEVSADLIRELRKSNATYSYMFARKFAPECLEPLMKIADSVILRD from the coding sequence ATGACGTCGCCGGTGACCACGCACGCCTCGCCCTTCCTGCTCTCCCTGCTCCTGCTCCTCTCCATCCCGGTAGTCTTCCTCCTCGCGCCGCGCCTGCTCCCGCCGAAGACGCTCCCCGCCATCCCGGACGCCGACGAGTCAGACGACCTTGCCCTCTTCCGCCGCGCcatcctctcctcttcctccgcCAAGCCGGCCACCACCTCCTACTTCTTCCACCGCCGCCCTCGGCCCAAAgtcgccttcctcttcctcaccaaCTCCGACATCGTCTTCTCACCACTCTGGGAGAAGTACTTCCATGGTCACGGCCAGCTCTTCAACCTGTATGTCCATGCCGATCCCTACTCCGTCCTAGAGCTGCCCCCGACGCCCACCTTCCGCGGCCGCTTCGTCGCAGCCAAGGCCACGCAGCGTGCCTCCCCCACGCTCATCTCTGCcgcccgccgcctcctcgccaccGCACTCCTAGACGACCCGTCAAACCAGTTCTTTGCGCTGCTGTCTCAGTCCTGCATCCCGCTGCACCCGTTCCCCACCCTGTACAATGCACTCGTCTCCGACAATGCTGGCCCTCACGGCCACCACCGCAGCTTCATAGAGATAATGGACAACACCTCCATCCTCCATGATAGGTACTATGCCCGCGGTGATGAGGTGATGTTGCCAGAGGTGCCCTATGGCCAGTTTCGTGCTGGATCGCAGTTCTTTGTGCTGACCAGGAGGCATGCCATCATGGTTGTGAGGGACATGCGGCTTTGGAAGAAGTTCAAGTTGCCTTGTCTGATCAAGCGCAGGGACTCGTGCTATCCGGAGGAGCACTACTTCCCCACATTGCTGGATATGCAGGACCCTGCTGGATGCACCAAGTATAGCCTGACGAGAGTGAACTGGACAGATCAAGTCGAGGGCCACCCACACACTTATCATCCTGGGGAGGTGTCGGCGGACTTGATCAGGGAGCTGAGGAAGTCAAATGCAACATACTCATACATGTTTGCACGGAAATTTGCCCCGGAGTGCCTCGAGCCGCTGATGAAGATTGCGGACTCTGTCATCCTACGTGACTAG